Proteins found in one Aspergillus puulaauensis MK2 DNA, chromosome 8, nearly complete sequence genomic segment:
- the MCD1 gene encoding kleisin alpha (BUSCO:EOG0926115V;~COG:D;~EggNog:ENOG410PG96;~InterPro:IPR036390,IPR039781,IPR006909,IPR006910, IPR023093;~PFAM:PF04824,PF04825;~go_component: GO:0008278 - cohesin complex [Evidence IEA];~go_function: GO:0005515 - protein binding [Evidence IEA];~go_process: GO:0007062 - sister chromatid cohesion [Evidence IEA]) has protein sequence MFYSETLLSKTGPLARVWLSANLERKLSKSHILQSDIESSVSAIVDQGQAPMALRLSGQLLLGVVRIYSRKARYLLDDCNEALMKIKMAFRLTNNNDLTTSAVVAPGGITLPDVLTESDLFMNLDSSLLLPQPLSLEPEGKRPGPSMDFGSQLFPDTGLRRSASQEPARLEDPGDLDLDLGLDETDLTLPHDFSMEVGRDAPAPRPMEEDNFSDAGKLLDTDAGDLGLDFGDNDAPAGKMDLGADDLQDDFLHPDEPMGFGDDTVVADGGDERFERESTLTEASDDMMERLNPEHDSGFQPHEGDEADDAVIQHAQRAKRRKQLPIIEADEEIEFKGSTYFKIQQSQLSESLKPASFLPRDPVLLTLMNMQQNGDFVTNVMGGGRGRGWAPEIRDLLSFETVRKAGELKRKRDSGISDMDVDVATGPALELEEEAIVPVDEGVGLESTLHQRSEIDFPGDDRDQLHLSDDEGLQQPLDDFDDTIEPIDSNLVSVGTKRAVHVLRDCLGDADQKKAVKFQDLLPEKKASKADATKMFFETLVLATKDAVQVEQRSNIVGGPIRIRGKSSLWGSWAEEDANGEGINPSTQVAA, from the exons ATGTTCTATTCGGAGACCTTGCTGTCCAAGACCGGGCCTCTGGCCCGTGTCTGGCTGTCCGCCAACCTCGAGCGCAAACTATCGAAATCGCACATCTTGCAGTCAGACATCGAGAGCAGCGTTAGTGCTATCGTAGATCAGGGACAGGCGCCCATGGCTCTGCGACTGAGTGGTCAGCTACTACTCGGTGTAGTTCGGATCTACAGCAGGAAGGCGCGCTACTTACTCGATGATTGCAATGAAGCTTTGATGAAAATTAAGATG GCATTCCGTCTCACGAACAACAATGATCTGACGACTAGTGCTGTAGTCGCCCCTGGTGGAATCACTCTCCCGGACGTTCTGACTGAATCCGACCTGTTCATGAATCTTGATTCATCACTACTCTTACCGCAACCTCTTTCACTAGAACCAGAGGGAAAGCGACCGGGACCGTCAATGGATTTCGGGAGCCAACTATTTCCCGACACTGGACTGCGACGCTCTGCTTCTCAGGAACCTGCACGTTTAGAGGATCCTGGCGATCTTGATCTTGATCTTGGACTTGATGAGACAGATCTGACTTTGCCCCATGATTTCAGCATGGAAGTGGGACGAGATGCCCCCGCACCCCGCCCTATGGAAGAAGACAACTTTAGTGATGCCGGCAAGCTTCTTGATACTGATGCCGGCGATCTAGGGCTGGACTTCGGTGATAATGATGCTCCGGCCGGGAAGATGGACTTGGGAGCGGATGATTTGCAGGACGATTTCTTGCATCCGGATGAACCAATGGGTTTCGGCGATGACACTGTGGTTGCggatggcggggatgaaCGATTTGAGCGCGAGAGTACTCTCACCGAAGCTTCCGATGACATGATGGAACGTTTAAACCCAGAACATGATAGTGGCTTCCAGCCTCATGAGGGTGATGAGGCGGATGATGCAGTCATTCAGCATGCGCAACGCGCCAAGCGGAGAAAGCAACTTCCTATAATTgaggccgacgaggagatTGAGTTCAAAGGCAGCACCTACTTCAAAATTCAGCAATCGCAGCTCTCTGAAAGCCTGAAGCCTGCATCTTTCTTGCCCCGCGATCCTGTTCTTCTAACCCTCATGAACATGCAACAGAATGGCGATTTTGTCACCAATGTTATGGGCGGTGGCCGCGGTCGCGGCTGGGCTCCTGAGATTCGTGATTTGCTCTCTTTTGAAACTGTCAGGAAGGCTGGCGAACTTAAACGCAAGCGCGACAGCGGAATCTCGGATATGGACGTCGATGTTGCAACTGGCCCAGCTCTGGAActtgaagaggaagcgaTCGTTCCAGTGGATGAGGGAGTTGGTCTTGAGTCAACCCTACACCAGCGCTCTGAGATCGACTTTCCTGGCGATGACCGTGACCAGCTCCACCTTAGTGATGACGAAGGTCTCCAGCAGCCATTAGACGATTTTGATGACACTATTGAGCCCATCGACAGCAACCTAGTGTCAGTTGGCACAAAACGCGCGGTGCACGTCCTGCGTGACTGCCTTGGTGATGCGGACCAGAAGAAGGCCGTCAAATTCCAAGACCTCCTTCctgagaagaaggcttcCAAGGCTGATGCGACGAAGATGTTCTTCGAAACTTTGGTTCTGGCCACCAAGGATGCCGTTCAAGTTGAGCAACGCTCGAACATTGTCGGCGGACCGATCAGAATACGCGGCAAAAGTTCACTGTGGGGCTCGTGggccgaagaggatgccAATGGTGAAGGCATCAATCCATCGACTCAGGTCGCGGCTTAG
- a CDS encoding ammonium transporter (COG:P;~EggNog:ENOG410PFGK;~InterPro:IPR024041,IPR001905,IPR029020,IPR018047;~PFAM:PF00909;~TransMembrane:11 (o52-72i84-102o142-163i170-194o206-228i240-260o272-293i300-318o324-343i364-384o404-429i);~go_component: GO:0016020 - membrane [Evidence IEA];~go_function: GO:0008519 - ammonium transmembrane transporter activity [Evidence IEA];~go_process: GO:0015696 - ammonium transport [Evidence IEA];~go_process: GO:0072488 - ammonium transmembrane transport [Evidence IEA]) encodes MATEGNVPFTPDYASYNWTGAPSDYSALATNELGGNSRVENLNKWYQAGDQAYIIVASAMVMLMIPGLGFLYSGLARRKSALSMIWACMGSFCVVTFQWYFWGYSLAFSPTATNGYIGNLRNFGLMKVLADPSPGSPLVPNLLYAFYQMQFCGVTAAIIMGAVAERGRLLPAMVFVFVWATIVYCPIACWTWNVNGWAFNYGVLDYAGGGPVEICSGLSALAYSMVLGRRQERMMLNFRPHNVSLILLGTVFLWFGWLGFNGGSSFGANLRATMACWNSNLTAAFAAITWVVLDWRLARKWSMVGWCSGTISGLVAATPASGFLPPWASVILGIVTGIVCNYATKVKYWIRIDDSMDVFAEHGVAGIVGLIFNAFFADDAIVGLDGVNTGSEMGGWVIHNWKQLYIQIAFIVAASAYCFVVSAIIAYAINAIPGLKLRASEEAELLGMDDDQLGEFAYDYVEVRRDYLAWTPQQHDQHADGHEVPAAARYGIGEHSDMMLDGETPIGAMNGSGSEVSGIHEVSTKEVPPQPYPVDNEKVAPDS; translated from the exons ATGGCCACCGAGGGCAATGTTCCCTTTACTCCCGACTATGCCTCGTACAACTGGACGGGAGCCCCGTCAGACTACTCTGCCCTTGCTACAAACGAGCTGGGCGGAAATTCAA GGGTGGAAAACTTGAACAAATGGTATCAGGCTGGTGATCAAGCCTACATTATTGTCGCGTCCGCTATGGTCATGCTCATGATCCCCGGCCTCGGTTTCCTCTACTCCGGTCTCGCTCGCCGCAAATCTGCCCTTAGTATGATCTGGGCCTGTATGGGTTCCTTTTGTGTCGTTACCTTTCAATGGTACTTCTGGGGTTACTCATTGGCCTTCTCTCCAACCGCCACCAACGGATACATTGGAAATCTGCGCAACTTTGGTTTAATGAAGGTTTTGGCCGATCCCAGCCCTGGGTCGCCTCTGGTTCCCAACCTTCTTTACGCCTTCTATCAG ATGCAATTCTGCGGAGTTACAGCGGCTATTATTATGGGAGCAGTTGCCGAGCGTGGCCGTTTGCTTCCCGCCAtggtcttcgtcttcgtctgggCTACGATTGTTTACTGCCCTATCGCCTGCTGGACGTGGAACGTTAATGGTTGGGCCTTCAACTATGGTGTGCTGGATTacgctggtggtggtcccGTCGAAATCTGTTCCGGTCTATCGGCCCTCGCCTACTCGATGGTTCTCGGTCGTCGCCAGGAACGCATGATGCTCAACTTCCGCCCGCACAACGTCTCTCTCATTCTGCTAGGAACCGTCTTCCTTTGGTTTGGATGGCTCGGGTTCAACGGCGGCTCGTCCTTCGGTGCTAACTTGCGCGCCACTATGGCATGCTGGAACTCCAACTTGACTGCTGCCTTCGCGGCGATTACATGGGTGGTTTTGGATTGGCGCTTGGCTCGCAAATGGTCAATGGTTGGTTGGTGTTCGGGTACCATCTCTGGCCTTGTGGCTGCGACTCCTGCTTCCGGTTTCCTTCCTCCTTGGGCCAGTGTTATTCTCGGCATTGTTACTGGCATCGTTTGTAACTATGCAACCAAGG TGAAATACTGGATCCGCATTGATGACTCTATGGATGTGTTCGCTGAGCACGGTGTCGCCGGTATCGTCGGTCTTATCTTCAACGCTTTCTTCGCCGATGACGCTATTGTTGGTCTGGACGGAGTCAACACCGGTTCCGAAATGGGTGGTTGGGTCATCCATAACTGGAAGCAGCTCTACATCCAAATTGCCTTCATTGTTGCTGCATCCGCCTATTGTTTTGTCGTGTCCGCCATCATTGCCTATGCGATCAATGCCATCCCCGGCCTGAAACTCCGCGCCTCAGAAGAAGCCGAACTCCTCGGTATGGATGACGACCAGCTCGGCGAATTCGCATATGACTATGTCGAGGTTCGTCGTGACTACCTCGCCTGGACTCCCCAACAACACGACCAACATGCAGACGGCCACGAGGTCCCTGCGGCCGCACGCTACGGCATTGGTGAACATAGCGACATGATGCTAGACGGCGAAACCCCTATCGGAGCAATGAACGGCAGTGGTAGCGAAGTGTCAGGCATCCATGAAGTCAGCACCAAAGAAGTACCACCACAACCGTACCCAGTTGACAATGAGAAAGTCGCTCCCGATTCATAG
- a CDS encoding Golgi transport complex subunit COG4 (COG:U;~EggNog:ENOG410PG81;~InterPro:IPR013167;~PFAM:PF08318), which yields MAVDSGRMANHTPAVVNGHSETPSSATPDSKPTSPPSDIYNASSVAEIKATLSHLHDQEAAVTARLDALVASQKDFSRELGRLDLLRAHLGSQTSTARAISNGMLSGAASTADRISSAVRRLDLEQLRVKSTLEVVEQVSELKACVLGVSGSMGAPQDWERAASYLDRAAKVPLEVVQGAFAAEMVPTAEVPDPPNVTLNNAAESLCGLFLREFDKAVKENNGAKITRFFKLFPLIGRSEVGLDVYGRYVCQGVAARARSNLNTGTGQEDGFFYANTLSKLFEHIAQIVDGHGALVERHYGPRKMNRVVERLQLEADVQGGIVLDTWSDERHIDRKLMDVKSYAFTFLVQSFLPPQRTTTPRSNSPATRDATAEDEGVDMKEIDGLLNEMAIMLNRWSLYSRFLAEACNPNEEQKFELLQFLKESALSKKIGDRLISPFNIMTTFFFRRSVEKAFQLDEQPSGLTLNRQRPLKADPPHITSAVDDIMFIVNKVLQQSLSTSQIGVITNVVPTLSRVLGSDFIGMTQRKMRDECYPRATHQGGSPPEHIVISFLVLVNNLEVAVDYVRRIIQNITESKTVTNPEGQPEETNQLRTLFPSPADAAVVSQTLSTLSNSFEAKVNDLLSDGIQVVFNNIIKHRLRPILSDTFRDIEYQPASDTAPLTTYQSDLDSDSDSAPPDNDPNSPRELVRPRFSTAWTELLAPISRILNSAAFDRLLTVTIAYLSRLLEKRLWAYHGRVNALGATRLERDVAGLVNAAVDIPSAGGAGVSGRYRHREAFARCVQMALVMGMDEDEWDDVLRGGETADVVDKLNAEERRRVRGMVRR from the exons ATGGCTGTGGACTCCGGGAGAATGGCAAATCACACACCCGCTGTTGTCAATGGACACTCGGAGACTCCATCGTCAGCAACACCAGATTCGAAACCAACATCCCCCCCCTCCGACATCTACAATGCAAGCTCCGTCGCCGAAATCAAGGCCACACTGTCCCACCTGCACGACCAAGAGGCCGCCGTAACAGCTCGACTTGACGCTCTCGTTGCCTCTCAAAAAGATTTTTCGCGAGAACTGGGTCGgctcgacctcctccgcgCTCATCTCGGCTCCCAAACTAGTACCGCGCGAGCAATCAGCAATGGCATGCTCTCTGGTGCCGCTTCAACCGCGGACCGTATCTCCAGTGCAGTTCGTCGTCTAGACCTAGAACAATTGAGGGTAAAGAGTACGCTAGAGGTTGTGGAGCAGGTGTCAGAGTTGAAAGCGTGTGTTCTGGGCGTGTCAGGCTCAATGGGGGCTCCCCAAGACTGGGAGAGGGCAGCCAGCTATTTGGACCGCGCGGCCAAAGTGCCCTTGGAGGTTGTTCAGGGTGCCTTCGCAGCAGAGATGGTACCCACTGCGGAGGTCCCGGATCCGCCAAACGTGACGCTGAACAATGCGGCCGAATCGCTGTGTGGGCTGTTTCTGCGCGAGTTTGATAAGGCTGTCAAGGAAAACAATGGGGCTAAGATCACGCGATTTTTTAAGTTGTTCCCGTTGATCGGACGCTCGGAAGTTGGTTTAGATGTCTACGGACGATATGTCTGCCAGGGTGTGGCGGCCCGAGCGCGGTCGAATCTCAATACGGGAACAGGGCAGGAAGACGGCTTCTTCTACGCCAATACACTTAGCAAGCTATTCGAGCATATTGCGCAGATCGTTGACGGCCATGGAGCGCTCGTCGAGCGTCACTATGGTCCTCGGAAGATGAATAGAGTCGTTGAGCGCTTACAGCTGGAAGCTGATGTGCAAGGCGGCATTGTTCTTGACACCTGGAGCGATGAACGGCATATCGACCGCAAATTGATGGACGTTAAATCATATGCTTTTACATTCTTAGTTCAGAGCTTTCTTCCCCCTCAACGGACTACGACGCCAAGATCCAATTCTCCGGCCACCCGGGATGCCACTGCGGAAGACGAAGGAGTGGACATGAAGGAAATCGATGGGCTGTTGAATGAAATGGCCATCATGCTAAACCGGTGGTCGCTTTACAGCCGATTCCTAGCAGAGGCATGCAAT CCAAACGAAGAGCAAAAGTTCGAGTTACTCCAGTTCTTGAAAGAATCAGCTCTTTCCAAGAAGATCGGTGATCGGCTGATCTCCCCCTTCAACATCATGACGACATTCTTCTTCAGACGATCGGTTGAAAAAGCGTTCCAGCTAGATGAGCAGCCCTCGGGCTTAACTCTTAACCGCCAGCGGCCGTTGAAGGCGGATCCACCACATATCACGTCCGCAGTTGATGACATTATGTTCATCGTCAACAAGGTCCTACAGCAGTCTCTCTCAACGTCTCAGATTGGAGTCATCACCAACGTCGTCCCAACCCTATCGCGAGTCCTTGGGTCTGACTTCATCGGAATGACCCAACGCAAGATGCGCGACGAGTGCTACCCTCGGGCAACCCACCAGGGGGGCTCTCCTCCAGAACACATCGTCATCTCTTTCCTGGTCCTTGTCAACAACCTGGAAGTAGCAGTTGACTACGTCCGGCGCATCATCCAAAACATCACAGAGTCCAAGACCGTCACCAATCCAGAGGGTCAGCCTGAAGAAACCAACCAACTCCGAACActctttccttccccagcCGACGCAGCAGTTGTCTCCCAAACCCTCAGCACTCTCTCCAATAGCTTCGAGGCAAAGGTCAACGACCTCCTTTCAGACGGCATCCAAGtcgtcttcaacaacatcatcaaacACCGCCTCCGCCCCATCCTCTCTGATACCTTCCGCGATATCGAATACCAACCAGCTTCTGACACCGCCCCACTAACAACCTACCAGTCCGACCTCGACTCAGACTCGGACTCCGCGCCCCCAGACAACGACCCAAACTCCCCACGGGAGCTAGTCCGCCCCCGCTTCAGCACAGCCTGGACCGAGCTCCTCGCCCCGATCTCACGAATCCTGAATAGCGCTGCCTTCGACCGCCTCCTAACAGTAACAATCGCGTACCTTTCGCGGCTTCTCGAAAAGCGACTATGGGCCTACCACGGCCGCGTCAATGCGCTCGGCGCAACCCGCCTCGAGCGCGACGTAGCTGGTCTTGTCAACgctgctgttgatatccCCTCTGCAGGTGGGGCTGGTGTCTCGGGCCGGTACCGGCACCGAGAGGCCTTTGCGCGGTGTGTACAGATGGCCCTTGTAATGGGtatggatgaggatgagtgGGACGATGTACTTCGAGGTGGGGAGACAGCGGATGTGGTTGATAAGTTGAATGCGGAGGAAAGGAGGAGAGTTCGCGGGATGGTTAGGCGGTAG
- a CDS encoding SIR2 family NAD-dependent protein deacylase (COG:B,K;~EggNog:ENOG410Q10R;~InterPro:IPR017328,IPR026590,IPR026591,IPR029035, IPR003000;~PFAM:PF02146;~go_function: GO:0008270 - zinc ion binding [Evidence IEA];~go_function: GO:0017136 - NAD-dependent histone deacetylase activity [Evidence IEA];~go_function: GO:0070403 - NAD+ binding [Evidence IEA]): protein MGNESSTVVDENTPPSVLQARTVEAVAKYVKEKQVRRVVVMVGAGISTSAGIPDFRSPDTGIYANLIHLDLPDPEAVFDISFFRENPKPFYALARELAPGQYRPTIAHSFVKLLYEKGKLLKHFTQNIDCLERLAGVPGEMIVEAHGSFATQRCIDCKTAYPEDAMKEAIAKAKVPSCEECRGLVKPDIVFFGEALPESFFSNRELPETADLCIVMGTSLQVQPFASLPSFVTDGVPRVLINRERVGGMGSRPDDVLILGDCDDGVRTLARALGWEEELQNLWEEANPNKKSREEELAPLATREERLENEIDRLTAEVDKTLKISDAYQKRVRERLDSHSPEGNGVTGLAHVFPHLAKQ, encoded by the exons ATGGGCAATGAATCATCTACGGTGGTAGACGAAAATACCCCACCGTCTGTGCTACAAGCACGTACCGTTGAAGCTGTTGCGAAATATGTCAAGGAGAAACAAGTGCGACGGGTGGTAGTGATG GTTGGAGCAGGAATCAGCACATCGGCCGGCATTCCCGATTTCCGGTCTCCAGATACCGGTATATACGCAAATCTCATCCACCTAGATCTACCCGACCCCGAGGCAGTGTTCGACATCAGCTTTTTCAGAGAAAACCCTAAGCCGTTCTACGCTTTGGCGCGGGAGCTCGCCCCAGGGCAGTACAGACCTACAATTGCGCATTCGTTCGTAAAACTACTCTACGAAAAGGGCAAGCTTTTGAAACATTTTACGCAGAATATCGACTGTTTAGAGCGGCTGGCGGGTGTACCGGGCGAGATGATTGTCGAAGCACACGGGAGCTTCGCGACTCAGCGCTGCATTGACTGTAAAACGGCATATCCGGAGGACGCCATGAAGGAGGCAATTGCAAAGGCTAAGGTACCGTCCTGCGAGGAGTGTAGGGGGCTAGTGAAGCCGGATATTGTTTTCTTCGGGGAAGCCCTGCCCGAgtctttcttctccaacagagAACTTCCCGAAACAGCAGACCTATGCATTGTCATGGGGACAAGTCTCCAAGTGCAGCCCTTTGCTAGTCTCCCTTCATTCGTTACAGATGGTGTCCCGCGTGTTCTCATTAACCGGGAGCGAGTTGGGGGGATGGGGTCTCGTCCAGATGATGTCCTCATCCTAGGCGACTGTGACGACGGGGTGAGGACACTTGCGCGAGCACTGggctgggaggaagaacTGCAAAACTTGTGGGAGGAAGCCAACCCGAATAAGAAGTCGcgggaggaagagctggcgCCTCTTGCGACGCGAGAAGAGCGGCTTGAGAATGAGATTGACCGGTTGACCGCAGAAGTAGACAAGACCCTCAAGATCTCAGACGCTTACCAGAAACGTGTTCGGGAGCGTCTGGACAGCCATTCACCTGAGGGCAATGGGGTTACAGGGCTGGCTCACGTTTTCCCTCATTTGGCCAAACAATAA
- a CDS encoding uncharacterized protein (TransMembrane:1 (o48-71i)) produces MNYNSDTLCFVHRVEFRCVKKHTNRNTRKIPCRLTPPYHPPILFRPRAALSIMLAKLIQLVFVSVAIAATIESSVINRLLELDLGLKGAYVLLDRIDEESANITASDVSVTYNAIVAPGTNSIQQPFSSPCAEAIQFTICEAYHMFAITSIELYSDLTDDASKFDNDLRRGLQEGFDRIHNENAFFVEHVAPDGVPLCLESIQWDCWAMNKAFWMACKALTPNAA; encoded by the exons ATGAACTATAACAGTGATACTCTATGCTTCGTACATAGAGTTGAGTTTCGCTGCGTCAAAAAACACACAAATAGAAATACTAGAAAAATCCCATGTAGACTTACTCCTCCATATCATCCTCCTATACTATTTCGTCCGCGTGCAGCACTATCCATCATGTTGGCCAAATTAATCCAGCTCGTCTTTGTGTCGGTTGCAATAGCAGCCACCATTGAATCCTCCGTCATCAATCGTctcctcgagctcgaccTTGGTCTCAAGGGAGCATACGTCCTTTTAGACAGGATCGACGAGGAATCCGCAAATATCACCGCCTCT GATGTCAGCGTTACCTACAACGCCATCGTAGCCCCAGGCACAAATTCAATCCAGCAGCCATTTTCCAGTCCCTGTGCTGAAGCGATTCAGTTCACCATATGCGAGGCGTACCACATG TTTGCTATAACTAGTATCGAATTATACAGTGACCTCACCGACGACGCTTCGAAGTTCGATAATGACCTACGGAGGGGCCTGCAGGAAGGGTTCGACCGTATCCATAATGAGAATGCG TTCTTTGTGGAACACGTTGCTCCCGATGGGGTTCCCCTTTGTCTCGAGAGCATCCAGTGGGATTGTTGGGCTATGAACAAGGCCTTCTGGATGGCGTGCAAGGCGCTCACCCCCAATGCTGCGTAG
- the HXK1 gene encoding putative hexokinase Kxk (COG:G;~EggNog:ENOG410PG3C;~InterPro:IPR001312,IPR019807,IPR022673,IPR022672, IPR043129;~PFAM:PF00349,PF03727;~go_function: GO:0004396 - hexokinase activity [Evidence IEA];~go_function: GO:0005524 - ATP binding [Evidence IEA];~go_function: GO:0005536 - glucose binding [Evidence IEA];~go_function: GO:0016773 - phosphotransferase activity, alcohol group as acceptor [Evidence IEA];~go_process: GO:0001678 - cellular glucose homeostasis [Evidence IEA];~go_process: GO:0005975 - carbohydrate metabolic process [Evidence IEA];~go_process: GO:0006096 - glycolytic process [Evidence IEA]) yields the protein MVGLGPKRRPSRRGSMTDMPQDLLEHIKQFEEVFTVDSAKLKQVVDHFVKELEKGLTVKGGNIPMNVTWVMGFPDGQEQGTFLALDMGGTNLRVCEIILTKEKGGFDIIQSKYRMPEELKTGNAEELWEYIVDCVEQFIQFHHENESLKSLPLGFTFSYPATQDYIDHGVLQRWTKGFDIDGVEGEDVVPPLEKVFKERSLPIKVAALINDTTGTLIASSYTDSEMKIGCIFGTGVNAAYMEHAGSVPKLAHMNLPPDMPIAINCEYGAFDNEHVVLPLTKYDHIIDRDSPRPGQQAFEKMTAGLYLGEIFRLALVDILDSHPDLIFANQDTSQLRIPYLLDSSFPAAIEEDPYENLTETAELVQSKLNLTSTRSELEMMRRLAELIGTRAARLSACGVAAICKKKNIESCHVGADGSVFTKYPHFKARGAQALREILDWAPSEKDKVTIHAAEDGSGVGAALIAALTLKRVRTGNLAGIRNAKDMQAFC from the exons ATGGTCGGACTTGGCCCCAAACGCCGTCCCTCCCGTAGGG GGTCCATGACGGACATGCCCCAGGACCTCTTGGAGCATATCAAGCAGTTTGAAGAGGTCTTTACCGTCGACTCTGCCAAGCTTAAGCAGGTCGTCGACCACTTCgtgaaggagctggagaagg GCCTCACCGTCAAGGGCGGCAACATT CCTATGAACGTCACCTGGGTTATGGGTTTCCCGGACGGCCAGGAACAAGGCACATTCTTGGCCCTCGACATGGGCGGTACCAACTTGCGTGTTTGTGAAATCATTTTGACCAAGGAAAAAGGcggcttcgatatcatccagTCTAAATACCGAATGCcagaggagctgaagacgggAAATGCGGAAGAACTGTGGGAATACATTGTCGACTGTGTCGAGCAGTTCATCCAGTTCCACCACGAGAACGAAAGCCTGAAAAGTCTGCCGCTGGGTTTCACCTTTTCATACCCCGCCACTCAGGACTACATCGACCATGGAGTCCTTCAACGTTGGACGAAGGGGTTCGACATTGACGGTGTCGAGGGAGAGGATGTCGTACCTCCTCTCGAAAAGGTCTTCAAGGAGAGG AGCCTCCCCATCAAGGTTGCTGCTTTGATCAATGACACAACCGGAACGCTCATTGCTTCCTCCTACACTGACTCTGAAATGAAGATTGGCTGCATTTTCGGCACCGGTGTCAACGCCGCCTACATGGAGCATGCCGGCTCTGTTCCAAAATTGGCCCACATGAACCTACCGCCAGACATGCCCATTGCAATCAACTGCGAGTACGGCGCATTTGACAATGAACACGTTGTCCTCCCTCTCACTAAGTACGACCACATCATCGACCGCGATTCACCCCGTCCTGGCCAGCAGGCCTTCGAGAAGATGACCGCTGGTCTGTATCTTGGCGAGATCTTCCGTCTGGCTCTGGTAGACATCCTAGACAGTCATCCAGACCTTATCTTTGCCAATCAGGATACCTCTCAGCTGCGAATTCCGTACTTGTTGGACTCGTCCTTCCCGGCCGCAATTGAGGAGGACCCTTACGAAAATCTGACGGAAACCGCAGAGCTCGTTCAAAGCAAGCTTAATCTCACATCTACCCGGTCCGAACTCGAAATGATGCGCCGCCTCGCTGAGCTGATTGGTACCCGTGCTGCTCGCCTATCCGCCTGCGGTGTCGCCGCCATctgcaagaagaagaacatcgAGTCCTGCCACGTCGGAGCCGATGGCTCGGTCTTCACAAAATACCCCCACTTTAAGGCCCGTGGCGCCCAGGCCCTGCGCGAAATCCTTGACTGGGCCCCCAGCGAGAAGGACAAGGTTACCATCCATGCCGCCGAGGATGGATCCGGTGTCGGTGCTGCTCTGATTGCCGCCTTGACACTGAAGCGTGTTCGCACTGGCAACTTGGCTGGTATTCGCAACGCAAAGGACATGCAAGCATTCTGTTGA